The following proteins are encoded in a genomic region of Colletotrichum higginsianum IMI 349063 chromosome 9, whole genome shotgun sequence:
- a CDS encoding NADH:flavin oxidoreductase/NADH oxidase — MSLKVSSPLAIANGRITLQHRVVMAPMTRNRGVPLAEGTPESPNRIWLPDHVVALYYAQRASPGGLLITEGIPPSLEASGMPGVPGLFHPSQVRGWREVVKGVHDKGGFIYAQLWHAGRATVPQMTGTQTLSASATPWDDDEKFPFRDPVTKDKVAYRDHPPRAMTPEDIGRTIGDFVAAAEAAIEAGFDGVEINGGNGNLLDQFLHSNINTRTDAYGGSPEKRARFPLELVSAVAAAVGPSNVAVRLEPMGLYNHTRGVERVETWSHLCSRLAETYAGESRLSYVHFIEPRLDRVDSEAERDGFYRSWSLPEVSNLHFRRILKDTPALTCGGWDAENHEQALDRGWDAVVFAKWFVSNPDLPARLINGSPLHAYDRSRFYGSWDGVRENGYVDYPTYEEEKVAANHGQQQPTEK, encoded by the exons ATGTCACTAAAAGTTTCCTCGCCCCTTGCCATCGCCAATGGCCGTATCACGCTGCAACACCGCGTCGTCATGGCCCCCATGACACGAAACCGTGGGGTGCCTCTGGCAGAGGGAACGCCCGAGAGTCCGAACCGCATCTGGCTCCCCGACCACGTCGTCGCGCTCTACTACGCGCAGCGGGCTTCACCGGGTGGCTTGCTCATCACAGAAGGcatccccccttccctcgaGGCAAGCGGCATGCCCGGCGTGCCCGGACTGTTCCACCCGTCGCAGGTCCGGGGCTGGCGGGAGGTCGTCAAAGGCGTCCACGACAAGGGCGGCTTCATCTACGCGCAGCTGTGGCACGCCGGCCGGGCCACGGTCCCCCAGATGACGGGCACGCAGACCCTCAGCGCCTCCGCGACGCcgtgggacgacgacgagaagtTCCCCTTCCGCGACCCCGTCACCAAAGACAAGGTGGCGTATAGGGACCATCCCCCGCGGGCCATGACGCCGGAAGACATCGGCCGTACCATTGGCGACTTCGTagccgcggccgaggctgcCATTGAAGCCGGAtttgacggcgtcgagatcaacggcggcaacgggAACC TCCTTGACCAGTTCCTTCACTCAAACATCAACACGCGGACGGACGCCTACGGCGGGAGTCCCGAGAAGCGAGCCCGGTTCCCGCTGGAgctcgtctcggccgtcgcggcggccgtcggcccttccaacgtcgccgtccgCCTGGAGCCGATGGGCCTCTACAACCACAcccgcggcgtcgagcgcGTCGAGACGTGGTCGCACCTCTGCTCCCGGCTCGCCGAGACCTACGCCGGCGAGTCCCGCCTGTCGTACGTGCACTTCATCGAGCCCCGGCTGGACCGCGTCGACTCGGAGGCCGAGAGGGACGGCTTCTATCGCAGCTGGAGCCTGCCCGAGGTCTCGAACCTTCACTTCCGGCGGATCCTGAAGGAcacgccggccttgacgtgCGGCGGCTGGGACGCGGAGAACCACGAGCAGGCACTCGATCGAGGATGGGACGCCGTGGTGTTTGCCAAGTGGTTCGTGAGCAACCCTGACCTGCCTGCCCGTCTCATAAACGGCTCTCCGCTCCATGCCTATGATAGAAGTCGCTTCTACGGCTCTTGGGACGGTGTCAGAGAGAATGGCTACGTTGATTATCCCACGtatgaggaggagaaggttGCTGCGAATCATGGCCAGCAACAACCCACCGAGAAGTGA